One Brachyspira sp. SAP_772 genomic window, ATAGGTTGGATGGGTGTTCCTGATACTGAAGAGACTCATAAAAACTTAAGCATTCAATATGGCTGGCAGCATTGTTTAACTGTGGCAAGAGAATTAAGTTTCAAAAATGGCAAACTATATCAAAAGCCTCATAGAAGTTTAGAAAAATTAAGAGAGAAAAAAATATTTGAAAATAARTGTTCTTATTCTTCATTATCTGATAATTTAATTTCTGATATTAACTCTTACGAAGTCTTAATTGACAATATAAAAAGTTCTAATGATTTTGAGTTATTAATTTCTGAAGGTTGTTCTATTAAATATAAAGAGAATAAATTTATATTAGAGTTTCTAAATGATAGAGGAAAACAAATAGGCGGCGGCAGAATAAAAAGAAGTGCATATTTAGAAAAGTTAGAAAACATAAGAATATTAATAGATACTTCAKCTATAGAGATATTTATAAATGAAGGCGAGATGGTATTTACTACTAGGTATTATCCAGATGAATATTCTTTTAGAGTTTCAGGGGATATGAGTTTAATAA contains:
- a CDS encoding GH32 C-terminal domain-containing protein, with amino-acid sequence IGWMGVPDTEETHKNLSIQYGWQHCLTVARELSFKNGKLYQKPHRSLEKLREKKIFENKCSYSSLSDNLISDINSYEVLIDNIKSSNDFELLISEGCSIKYKENKFILEFLNDRGKQIGGGRIKRSAYLEKLENIRILIDTSXIEIFINEGEMVFTTRYYPDEYSFRVSGDMSLI